The region ttttaccgtatttgatttttaaaattttaaccattttttttttatattttatttatgtttactGCATATTGGTTGGTtacgtttttttaattcatattgaATAAGGTCTGATTCATATTCATAATGAAATGAGATCTGAAGCTTTGGTTCAAATGAGATCTGAAGCTTTGGTTCAAATGAGATATAAAGCTTTGGTTTTTATATCAGACCAATTGCATCTTTTGTGAAGCTTAAATAACCATTTataagtatttacaaaaaagaaaacgctacgatggttttttttttgttataacaagTGTTTCAAAAAGAATAGCCCGTTATGCTTTTATTATCTTCCTCAACTTTGACGGTATTGCtctactgttttttttattaagttttttatatctttgaatttaataatttttttccattttagatAATCAAGAGGACAAAATTTTAGGTACGAAAAGATAACACACCATTTAAAATTGTCATTTATAACACACCATTAAAATTGCCATCAAACTTTTCGTCCATACTTAATGATTACGTCATACTTTTCGTCCAAAATTAATGATTAAAAGTGTAATAAGCTTTTCGCCATCACTCGGTCGACAACGAACGACGTTTACAAAAACGAGCATTTGATGTTCAAAAGACTAAGAAAATTTCGATGAACGCCATTTTGGAAAATCATTAATcatcataaatatagaaaaataaagaagttaacgaagtaaaaaccattaaacaaaaaaaaaaaataaaaaaaaaaagtcatataaagaaaaaaagcaaaaaaaaaagacaggtaaagaaagaaattattaaaaagacaagtcaaaaaaaaacaaaaaaagacaggtaaaaaatatcaaatagtttgatacaaatatttgtggataagtaaagaataaaaacgCGCCATTCTTTTGTGAAagttttttcctaaaattatattttggtttttttttttagtttaataatcgAATAATGTAAGAATATAtgctaattttataaaaatttacacaaaaattaatataaaaacctataatattttttaaatatctacacaaatatataatcaTTAGTAGAAATCGGCacataatttaaagatatttttcagATAAGGATTTTTTGTTATACGTCAACTATCCGTATCCGAATGGTTTGAACCAGGTGTGGCAAATATTCGATATTCTTATTTTTCATCTCTAAACGTATAATGTGTTTTAATAGATTTCAATGCATTTTAATTATCAGTCACAATCTAGAATTGGATATATCAAAATAACCACCACactgtactaaaaaaaaattgtaaatttaataagaatatttgatttaatgttAACTGTACAATTTAATAACCCTCTCAAATCatgatttatacaaaaaataataataatgcttTTAACTAATTTTCTTCATAGATCCGCAGAAGACGAATACTGTCCTCCAAATCAAGTTGATATGATCGAACGTTGTGTACTAAAAGTATTACAAGATAAGTATACTAACATTGAAGTAACATATGATTACAAGGATTTAACaagattattttgaaaacatttatgaaaactttttataaaagtgctccttaaatattttttttttctaaaaatatattttgtcttCCAATCAATGGTGaataatttttctgaaatttttgtcttataactaaaatgcttaattattttcatttcgTTTGCTTAATGTGCGCAATGATTGTCCCTCAAGATATGGTTGTTTTAGGAATTTAAATGTCAATGCTTTAGTCTTTTTTCTGAATTGTTCGTTAAATATGACATAAATAAACGGATTGACGCATAAGTTTACATTAGGAAGAATTTCGATAAAAATTGCTacaattattaagaataatatttcattgttttcacGAAACTGCTCATAACACTTTGGGCACAAAATAGACGATATTGCAATAATCGTTGCCGGCAAATAACAAATTGCGAAGGTTCCATAAACGATCGCTAAAgttttggttatttttatttcttgttttcttttttctcccATAAATTTGGTTGCGTTTTTTAAATCTGCTGGAACCAACGTTGCAATTGTTCGAACATGCTTTAGTGCAATTTTCATTATGGTTGTGTAGAAGACAGCCATAATAATTAATGGTAAGATagttgcaattaaaaataaacaaagaaaataaatgtCGTTGTTATATATGCAAATTAAAGTATTACTATATTTATTGATGATAAATGTTGCGCTTTTCGGATCTTGCCAGTTAAACACGCCCAACAAAGTCCACGCTGCTGTATACAACCATATACATAGCACAAAAATCaatggtatatttttatttaagttgtgGTAGAAAAACGGCGTCGATATTGAAATAAATCGGTCTAAAGATATAACAAATAAATGCGTCACCGACGCAATGTTAGTTACGACATCTGTGATACTTTGTAATTTACAAACCATTAAACTAAAGCAAAAACTCTGATTGTGAATatgttgattaatttttaaaggtatAGTAAAGATTATTGTTGCTAAATCACTTAATGCTAAAGATACAACgtaagtatttgttttttgttggcGCAATATTGGTGATAAGGAGATAACAATTATTGACAAGGTGTTACCCAAAACGcctgcaataaaaattaaaatcaacaaaacaataaaaaatttatttctaccACTTGTTTGCGCTTTACAAGGCTTATCAACAACGGTTTcgtttaaacataaaattctaTAAATCAAGTTAATTCCAACAATTGCAAATAGTAAATAACGAGAAGCCATTCGTTTTCTTTATGAACATATGTGATTTTCTCTcttatattctaaatataaaaaattaatcaattggTCTTTAGCGTTTGATAcctaaaaattattcaacttaaTCATTAAGGTGTGTACATTCATCGGGTTTAGGATTGTTAAGACCTCAAACCTTTTGAAGGAAAAAAATTCAATCGATTTATGAACTAAATGATGTCGTTTCGTAGAGCTCTATTAAAGCAGTGAAAATTTCAAGTATATATTGAAATGTAAAACGTCTTTATAGCACTTACCCtaccagtttaaaaaaaagaatctttattgtttggtatttattaatagtttaaatatttgttaaaagatttttgttttgtaaaggTACATTCTTTTATTACGATCTACAACAGAATAAATAagaatagttttaatattaatagatttttaaaagtgtaaaatagttactacatattatattttaaacggATTGGTTGCACAAATAATTTGCATTTTAGCGCTAATGTTTATCCGACAAAAAATTCACTTcctttaaattctttattatttttataagtaacaTTTACTTATTAATTTCCATGGGAGTTTTGTTGAACTAATTCGACagaaaattgaaaatgagtaaattgaagtttaaagaatttatataaaaatgtactttataaatttatttttgttatttttatttattatatattatatttcagttttattttcatctatttacaaaaacaattaaatacaataatataaccataattattacacaaaaatgtccCCGATAATGCTAATGTCCCCGtaagtattcttttttttggaaaatttgtCCATATAAGTGATactataggtatatatatatatatatatatatatatatatatatatatatatatatatatatatatatatatatatgagaagAAATCACATGCTCAGTTCCAGGCGTGCAGTAGTGTAATGAAGCTGCGATTGTTGTTCATGATAATTTGATCCTAACCTTTCTGATAATTTCATGCAACTTTTTTCTTGAgtaacattcctgttgtagctgctattaatataaaatcactccttttgttgttgttgttacatAGTATAATTTTTGCACTTAATTATTACAGTTAtcattttattcgttttttacaCAACAGCGTTTGTGATTacccctaaccctgaccctattCCATTACCCCACGTACTTAGGGTAATTCCGAACaccaatggttttatttttgccctaaatttttattttataataagttttgtaaaaacttcTTTTGAGGGTTTGTGACGGTTAGTTAAACTAATTGATAAGCAATAAATATGATCAATTTCGTATAACTGATGTCTTTAATTTGTACCCGCTCAGCTTTTCGTCAATACCCCCTTCTCCCTTATATATAATAGCTCTGTTTAAGCAAGAAGTATAGaagcttaagttttttttatgacagTACAAGACTAGCTCTGTAATTTAtccaaatgtttttcaaaatcttaTTAGTAAACGTATTTACATGGGCTTTCCATAAGatgttctaataaataattatccccaaaaaattttgttgctcACTcgactacttttttttaaattttagcaaaggTAATGTGAGTAGTATTTTTTTgggttttgaataaaaaagtatgtgttttgttttttctatgtaaaatttataaaatttgaaccatttgtctagtttttcaagttcaatagtgcgttgaaaaaaaatttcaactacaAACAATTGATTTCAAACTATGATGATTAAAAATGCTttggaagaaggcgtgaactttctagttaaatgctcttccgcgttATTCTGCGaaaagaccgtaaggacttctgggagcaccttaataaccacacacacacacacacacacacacacacacacacacacacacacaaacacacaaacacacacacacaaacttCATCTATTGTAAAAGATCTTCATCAACTGTATTCTACCCCCTCTAactatgataataataaaaaagggtttaatattaacaaataatttattgcaAATGTTTGTTGAGCCATGAAAATGCAGGCCTAAAAATCATTAAGCAGCACTGGTAAGAGTTTCTTTCTCAAAACAAAGAAGACCGAGGTTCAATGCCGGTTTTACCCaaataagcgacattggtaaggaaggaggcgcgaaaaaaagtatataataaataaagcaacaataTATAAATCAGATAGAATAATAAAGAATTAACAACCTAAAAGCATGAGCTGGgtttaccaaaattttttacaataagcaCGTATTTGAGGAGTTAACCAATGAAAGTAAGGCTTGTATTTGAGGAGTAAATTCAACTCAGTgtgttacaaaaatgtttgtatattaaaattacaatgaatcttttaataattttaactatttggaactgaataaaaaaacaagatttgccGACAAGATGATAAACTCAATTAGAAGTTGGTATAGAAATTAGTGGCTCTATGATTGAAAAgcactaaaaagtaaaaaaaaaaaaaattatgttatctaatttaaaattttttctagattcagaaaataaatatttttatgtacattCAAACTcaatattataagtaatatccatttttttaagattttatagcAACGCCCATAGCAACggtatttttttgtcatttttagctaactttatgaataaaaagaaactattaatataaaaatattatacagtAAACTTCCGGTTTTTTGAACCTCCAAtggttctttttaatttttaatttttctacaaaaaaatgttCTACTAAATAAGCTAGCAAAATTTGCACAAATCTTTGCAAATATCAACATTGTGATAATCATTCAGAGGAGGAAGATAATAAGCAGTCAAGAATTATGTGAGTCCAATAACGATGGTAATATAGACTATATATGGACTATATAGTAATATCGATTgtaatttgtttctttatataaatcacttgataatttaaaaaaacatatttaaagagtttaatatataaaattaaataaaaacacctACTAAAGATGTAActcttatctttaaatttttattacaatatttcaagggaATATCAATGCCCTCGTTATCAAATATAATATctaattattatacttgaaaacGATTGTATCAATACGCCCTGATTCAACTGCATGCACACCAGCCAAATTTAGACTGTGAGCGCTACAGGAaacgtctgtcaatcgttatcttgctctacaatcttcgtcttttctcttccagtaacttccaactctaattagtggtcgCTTGCAGCCTTGTCGGAAgcgaaaatgttttaaataaaaatgtatagcctatttgtttatttttatagttttaaaaaataagaagatataATCTAAacctttctttatttaaaaaaaagatagcattttttaaaaatgttaagcaAAAATTTTGCGATACGGCATTAGTGTTAGAacagatttttatagcaaaatatcGAGCCAACACTACATTTGCCAAATGTAAGCTTGTAgtctgggtatatatatatatatatatatatatatatatatatatatatatatatatatatatatatatatatatatatatatatatatatatatatatatatatatatatatatatacagtaacaaaaataataaataacaaaaataaaaaacacttcaatatattaggaaaaagtCATAACAGtacaagtaaaatttttatatcgaAGAAAAGTTGAAGCGatgaccagaaaaatatcagcaatatagaacatatatatctgaagttaaaaaaatatattattacttgAGGTAGTAAGCTGGTAAAAAAACTAGAATGTTTAATATTCATTGTTTGAAACTGAAATTAACACACACAACAgtcatcataaaaataaatattacaacaaaaaaaaaatctttaaaaaattaattattttttgatgagtcagcaaaaattataaaaataagctaaaaagcAAAACATGGGTATTAAGAGATCTATAACTAGTATCAGTATGAAATTTGCTAtagtaaaagaatatataattatctagtgcctaaatcaaaatttttaaaaattgatcaacCGTTTCAAAATGGCGaagattcttttaattttgaattttttagataaacagTTCTATGCTCAGTGACTGGTTTCTCATTAAGTACTTGAGTATGTAGGTTAATTCTGCTTTAGGCACTAGTGCTCTATAATTTAAACAagtgttaaaaatttcaagataaAAGCTCAAATAGATCTTCCAAAATCTATGTTTTCGTTAACCTAcaacaagattttaaaaaaccaagaaaacaatacataaagaaaaaaatcttaaaaatttccAAGTTGGTATGATTCCTCTCTTTCTAGTTCTTTTTCTTTGTCCAAATATCCTTTTCTGAAAGTGGTTTTTGAAACAAAAGTATCTTTTGGACATCTTTTCCACACAATTTGATTCAGAGCCTCATTTGGGTTTTGAATGGATCCATCTAAACAGCGACTCAAAAGATCATCACTACGTAAATCCTTATAAATTGGATAGATTGCAGTTTTCACTGCAATTGGTAAATTAACTGATGGTTTGTACCGCTTGATATTTTTCCAGTAATTACACCAACTATCATTAGTGCAGGTTACACCAACTATCATTAGTAGCGGGGACACAACTGGTGACGAACTCCAAGATCTTTAATACCTGTACAGTGCCACAATACTGCCAGTACTCCTTTTTTCATCATTTACAAAGCAGTACTTTTGTTACCATTCCAACTTGAAAGAGAGTTTTGGCGAATAGCCATGCCAAAATAGTTCTgcattttgttaacaatattatCAGCTCATCTTCCCTTTCCGCTAAGTCCTTTGCCATCTCTTTTGCCATGACCAACACATTCAGATTTTATAGGTTCCAAATCTTCACCATATGGCTTtgattctaaaacttttttaaaggatTCAGTATCGCCATTGCCAATGTAATGGGAGTACcgaatattatatttttcaacagatgaagaaaatatttaaaaaaattttaaatcaaaattttaaccATACCCTAAAAAaccttcttttttaaacaaaaaataaaaaaaatacaatgacaatatatatttttgaaatctatgataaattttgaatacaaaacagttaaaaaaaaaaaatcctaatttttcatgtttttttaccaGCTTACCTCCTTAATAGAGTTTtcccaaaaaacaaaatttttgaaaaatatatgctTCCACCCActttatgtgttttatataataaaaaaactgttattgagtttttggataaaaaatattttggatttttgaaattttggataaaaaatattttcaggggtccctcaagacccttgaacataacaagttcctaatattattaacaaaaaattagttCTATTAAATTAAGTGTGTCATGTTGGGTCCCAAATATAGCGAAGTTATATGAAAATTTCAGTGTTAGATCTAAcaccataaaaaatgaagtttattaactaaaaaagaaaaatgtgtaTTATTACCAATTttcagcaactttttttttcaataagttttttataattaattatcatatttgaaattttcatatgATTTCGCTTAATTTGAGACGAAATGTCAAGAacacttttgaagatttttgttgttgttgacaaTATTAGGAACTCGTTATATGTTTAAGGGTATTGAGGGAAaccaaaaagtattttttattcaaagaatttttaaaaccagtgtTATTTTATCACATAAAACACATTGAagcatatacttttttaaatgttgttttttgggacaacCTTAAAAGTATGAattatttatcatcaaaacgCACAgtgaacatttttattttaatgttctaactgaaataaaaaatattaggtaactttaataaaattaataataaataataacatatcgctaattaaatttaaaaaaataacttaataataaattagctGATAATAATACAGTGCACTTTCGGTTCCAAtcatattttgaattaaataatagttaaaaagccacataaaatcaaaattgcttatattatactttgataataaactctttttatgttacttttatATGGTACCAGAATTCGACTAaactgctaatatttttttataatattatcacAACTTATTCAAGTATCTTTAGATGGCTCAAATGCAAATTGAGCCTTCTACTCTGAGTTACAAAACTATAGAGCCGAAAATGACATTAACAAACTTATTCCAGCTGGAATTAGTTTGTTAGTCTTGTCGTCTTTATTTGATTCATCTATCATTCAAAACTGGGGAAACCACAAACTTGGGTTTGTGGTTTCCCcagttttgaaaacaaaacagACTTggatattaaaaagatttaaaagctcTTTATAAACTTCTCCATGATTCTCCTGCCAGGCGGGAAGACTTTACTGTTATGACTGAAAGTAATCATTTTCCTCTTCCTTTTTGTGGAATTCGATGGGTTGATGATGAAAAGGTGGCTTTAAGAGCTATTAATATTTGGgagagcatttttaaaatatgtaggCTTTGGGAATCTCTAGCAAAGAGTAAGCAGCCTTCGTTCATGAGCAAGCAAATTGTTTTATCTGCTACTAAGGATCCTctaattttagcaaaatttcATTTCTTTGCTCAAATAGCCCatattttgcaatcatttttaACCATGTATCAATATGCTAAACATATGATGCCATTTTTATATGACAACCTTTATCGACTATTAAAAGACATAATGTAAAAGTTCATTATAGCGGATATTTTAGATTGGATTATGGATTGGATTAGATTAAATTGgattttacaaaagaaaaaacctatttaaaaaagCCAAATATTGGATGTGGAGCCAGCACTGttataaggaataaaaaaacaaatgatgaAATCACTCCAAAAGATATTTATGCTTTCAACTACAGTTGCAAATGTTTTCTACAGTCGTTGACATGTAAGTTTGTGGAAAAGTTGCCTTTAAAATATGCTATTGAGCAAAATGTAATATGTTTTGACCCAGAAATAATGTACAATCAAAAAATGGAAAAGGAAAGGATAAGTGATTTGGTTGATAACTTGATTCAATTGCATTGAGTTACCCTAAAAGGTGGGGAAGAGGTAAATACTGAATTCAagagatatttaaaaaagatctcTAAAAACAAGTAACTTTTCaagaatttcaataaaatagatGATAGGTTGGATGAGTTCTTATTTTCTAAAGTTGGTAGTTTAGATGATTATCCGGCACTGTCCAAATTAATCAAAGTGGTGTTGACTCATTTTCATGGTCAAGCTGCGGTTGAAAGAGGGTTTAACATTAACAAGAATATGTTACAACCTAATTTAATGAGTATATCATTATTAAGCCTGAGAATTGTATATGAACATATGAAAGCTCTTGACTTAAACCCGAAATCTATAGTTATCTCTAAGGAATTGAGAAAATCTGTCAAAAAATTACGGAGTCAACAAAAGATTGAAATGGCTGCTCGAAAAGAAACTGAGCTTACAGATGCTCGAAAGCTAAAAAATTACTTGCTATAGGTAAAGGACTTACAATCTAAAAAGATTATTCtggaaaaagcaaaaaaaaacactaaaagtgATTCAGAATTCTTGTGAAAGCTGCAAATGATGCTTAAAAAGCTCATACTTATGCTATTGAAGcaaaagttattcttgaagagAGAAAAAAGAAGggattaaaaaattagataaagcaattgatttattatttaagaaaagtaaaaaactttaaaattttaaacattagtttattattatttatatgcagtaaaatctaaatttatatagatatttaaaagatattttaaagtatattatataagttgtaatttatttttgaaaagatttttaatatttatgcgGCAATTTATCGActatttttcatcttttaaatatatgttgattttagctttatattttacttttacattacttgtgtagtttaatttattttgttctaaatgctatttatcaaaatagtttttagagtcaataaaaacatagcattttttacattttactttggttaagttttaaatttactttaataacaatagtaacaaTGACAACATACTAACAAtactttgataaatataataatgatgctttattttaaactgtACATAATTTTTCCATGTATCATTCCCAATCCTTTTTAAGTCTGGAAAAGCTCAtaataacagaaataaaaatcaagaaaaagaGGTCGACAACCTGGGAAAAGAGATCCACGATCAGGGAAAAATTAAGGAAAAGTCATGGAAATCCACCTTAAGATTTTGGCAGACACCCTGGTTTGTTCTCTAAATTttctatgaattttttaaaatttcacacaagtttattataattcgatttttgtaaactttattttataaaaaaatgaacgctttaatatgctttttattcTCGTATACTAACCTAACACTACAAGAAATTAGGAAttataaagtttcattttactttataaCAGTAAATTGGACCCGATCAGCATCAGTACCCGTTGCACCTTCTATTggataatcaataaataaacatttattcatCTATAGTCTATAttgtatgttattttatatgtctttgtaaataaaatatgcaaagatatatatatatatatatatatatatatatatatatatatatatatatatatatatatatatatatatatatatatatatgtgtatatatatatatatatatatatatatatatatatatatatatatatatatatatatatatacacatatatatatataaggttatAAAAAAGAGAATTGCTTTAATATTTGCtagatatttatttctatattaaattgTTACAACTAATTGTTATATTAACTGCGTGTAGTCTTCTCGTGTCGTTATTTCAACCTCTATTAAGTTTAGCA is a window of Hydra vulgaris chromosome 15, alternate assembly HydraT2T_AEP DNA encoding:
- the LOC105844973 gene encoding 5-hydroxytryptamine receptor 2A, producing the protein MASRYLLFAIVGINLIYRILCLNETVVDKPCKAQTSGRNKFFIVLLILIFIAGVLGNTLSIIVISLSPILRQQKTNTYVVSLALSDLATIIFTIPLKINQHIHNQSFCFSLMVCKLQSITDVVTNIASVTHLFVISLDRFISISTPFFYHNLNKNIPLIFVLCIWLYTAAWTLLGVFNWQDPKSATFIINKYSNTLICIYNNDIYFLCLFLIATILPLIIMAVFYTTIMKIALKHVRTIATLVPADLKNATKFMGEKRKQEIKITKTLAIVYGTFAICYLPATIIAISSILCPKCYEQFRENNEILFLIIVAIFIEILPNVNLCVNPFIYVIFNEQFRKKTKALTFKFLKQPYLEGQSLRTLSKRNENN